One segment of Desulfonauticus submarinus DNA contains the following:
- a CDS encoding fumarate reductase iron-sulfur subunit → MARILQFNIFRYNPNDPDSKPHLQSFYLDETPNLNLFIALNRIREEQDPSLMFDFCCRAAICGACAMVINGKPGLACKTKTKDLPEQINLLPLPGFKLVGDLSVDTGTWFRAMNERIEAWVHSTKEFDPSAEEERMDNALAEQIYELDRCIECGCCIAACATAQMRPDFLGAVALNRIARFILDPRDERTDKDYFEIVGSDQGIFGCMGLLACEDVCPKNIPLQDQLGYLRRKMGIAAVKNYLSWRKKK, encoded by the coding sequence ATGGCAAGAATTTTACAGTTTAATATATTTCGATATAATCCAAATGATCCTGATTCAAAACCTCATCTACAGAGTTTTTATTTAGATGAGACTCCAAATTTAAATTTATTTATAGCATTAAATAGAATTAGAGAGGAACAAGATCCTTCTTTGATGTTTGATTTTTGTTGTAGAGCAGCTATTTGTGGTGCTTGTGCCATGGTTATAAATGGAAAACCTGGTTTAGCATGTAAGACAAAGACTAAAGACTTGCCAGAGCAGATTAATTTATTGCCTTTACCAGGATTTAAACTAGTAGGAGATCTTTCAGTAGATACAGGAACATGGTTTAGAGCTATGAATGAAAGGATTGAGGCTTGGGTTCACTCAACTAAAGAATTTGATCCTAGTGCAGAAGAAGAAAGGATGGACAATGCTTTAGCAGAACAAATTTATGAATTGGATAGGTGTATTGAATGTGGATGTTGTATTGCTGCATGTGCTACTGCTCAAATGAGACCAGACTTTTTAGGCGCAGTTGCTTTAAACAGAATTGCAAGATTTATTTTAGACCCTAGAGATGAACGAACAGATAAAGATTATTTTGAAATTGTTGGTTCAGATCAAGGTATTTTTGGATGCATGGGGCTTTTAGCTTGTGAAGATGTATGCCCTAAAAATATTCCACTGCAAGATCAATTAGGGTATTTGCGACGTAAAATGGGAATTGCTGCTGTTAAAAATTATTTATCATGGAGAAAAAAGAAATAA
- the acs gene encoding acetate--CoA ligase alpha subunit: protein MKQNLEYLFSPKSIAIIGASSHPEKIGHIVLQNLQEMNFKGEIYPVNPKAKTILGLPVFSDIKSLPKKIDLAVITVPRGLAVKSVEELGEKGVKAVIVISAGFKEIGGKGYHQEQKLIEIAKKYNIALLGPNCLGLINTHANLNTTFATGIPNKGNISFFSQSGALCVAILDWALGENIGFSKFISLGNKAILDETDMIEYLGKDPKTKVILGYIENVCSGEKFIQTAKKVTRNKPILLIKSGRTAAGARAASSHTGAIAGSDKAYSTAFSKAGIIRVFDVETLFNLALAFSTQPLPQGPNLTIITNSGGPGIMAADICENSKLQMTRLSAETIQKLKQILPGYAALYNPIDIIGDADAKRYLDTIDVIVDDPNTHAILVLLSPTSAIAPQITELAKGIVKKCKNIPKPIFCVFMGKHHVKKGQKILLDNNIPCYLFPEPAIRSLETMYKHWEWTKKGEIKIEIPKRNLELAKKVINEAIVTKQREIVEFQALKILQAYNLPHPKTKLARSSDEAMHIAEEIGFPVVLKIASPSISHKTDVKGVIINLNSPKEVKNAFLEITSRAQRLRPEAHITGCLVQKMAPKGCKEVIVGFKRDDQFGPLIMFGLGGIYVEVLKDISFGLAPLTRDDAQNMIRQIKSYLLLKGFRGEPPVNFKAIEDIILIMSQLSLDLPEVFEAEFNPVLVNDKEALVADVRLIISANNNKKN, encoded by the coding sequence ATGAAACAAAACCTTGAATATCTATTTTCTCCTAAAAGTATTGCTATTATTGGAGCATCATCTCATCCTGAAAAAATTGGACACATTGTGTTACAAAATCTTCAAGAAATGAATTTTAAAGGTGAAATTTATCCTGTAAATCCTAAAGCAAAAACTATCTTAGGATTGCCAGTTTTTTCAGACATTAAATCCCTACCTAAAAAAATAGACTTAGCTGTTATCACTGTTCCTAGAGGACTAGCTGTAAAATCTGTAGAAGAGTTAGGGGAAAAAGGAGTCAAGGCTGTTATTGTCATCTCTGCAGGTTTTAAAGAAATTGGAGGTAAAGGATATCACCAAGAACAAAAATTAATAGAAATAGCTAAAAAGTATAATATCGCTCTTTTAGGGCCAAATTGTCTGGGACTTATTAATACCCACGCTAATTTAAATACAACTTTTGCTACAGGTATTCCCAATAAAGGTAATATCAGCTTTTTTTCTCAATCTGGAGCATTATGTGTAGCAATCTTGGATTGGGCTTTGGGAGAAAATATTGGGTTTTCAAAATTTATCAGTCTTGGCAATAAGGCCATTTTAGATGAAACTGACATGATTGAATACTTGGGAAAAGATCCAAAAACAAAAGTTATCTTGGGTTATATTGAAAATGTATGCTCCGGAGAAAAATTTATTCAAACGGCAAAAAAAGTCACTAGAAACAAACCAATACTCCTCATAAAATCTGGAAGAACAGCAGCAGGAGCAAGAGCAGCTTCCTCCCATACAGGAGCAATTGCTGGTTCAGATAAAGCCTATTCTACTGCGTTTTCTAAGGCTGGAATTATTAGAGTGTTTGATGTAGAAACCCTTTTTAATCTTGCTCTTGCGTTTTCAACTCAACCCCTCCCTCAAGGACCTAATCTCACTATCATTACCAATTCAGGCGGACCAGGAATAATGGCAGCAGACATATGCGAAAATTCTAAACTTCAAATGACAAGGCTTTCTGCAGAAACAATTCAAAAACTGAAACAAATACTGCCAGGCTATGCAGCCTTATACAATCCCATAGATATCATAGGAGATGCAGATGCCAAGCGCTATTTAGACACAATTGACGTTATTGTTGATGATCCCAATACCCATGCTATTTTAGTTCTTCTAAGCCCAACTTCTGCCATTGCTCCTCAAATAACAGAACTTGCCAAAGGAATTGTAAAAAAATGTAAGAATATCCCTAAACCCATATTCTGTGTATTTATGGGAAAACATCATGTTAAAAAAGGACAAAAAATACTTTTAGACAACAATATTCCCTGTTATTTATTTCCTGAACCAGCTATCAGATCTTTAGAAACTATGTATAAACACTGGGAATGGACAAAAAAAGGTGAAATAAAAATAGAAATTCCTAAGAGAAATTTAGAGTTAGCTAAAAAAGTAATAAACGAAGCTATTGTCACAAAACAAAGAGAAATTGTAGAGTTTCAAGCCCTAAAAATATTACAAGCCTACAACCTACCACATCCTAAAACCAAATTAGCAAGATCTAGTGATGAAGCAATGCATATTGCAGAAGAAATAGGATTCCCTGTAGTTCTTAAAATAGCTTCTCCAAGCATTTCTCATAAAACAGATGTAAAAGGAGTTATTATCAATTTAAACTCTCCTAAAGAAGTAAAAAATGCCTTCTTAGAAATAACCTCCAGAGCCCAAAGGTTACGCCCAGAAGCTCATATAACAGGATGTTTAGTGCAAAAAATGGCACCCAAAGGATGTAAAGAAGTGATTGTTGGATTTAAACGAGACGACCAATTTGGCCCCTTAATTATGTTTGGCCTCGGAGGAATTTATGTAGAAGTTTTGAAAGACATATCTTTTGGTCTTGCTCCTTTAACTAGAGATGATGCCCAAAATATGATCAGACAAATTAAATCCTATCTCCTTTTAAAAGGATTTAGAGGAGAGCCTCCTGTAAATTTTAAAGCAATAGAAGATATCATCTTAATAATGTCCCAATTATCTTTAGATCTCCCTGAGGTATTTGAAGCCGAATTTAATCCTGTATTAGTTAATGATAAAGAAGCCTTAGTAGCGGATGTAAGATTAATTATCTCCGCAAATAATAATAAAAAAAATTAA
- a CDS encoding CoB--CoM heterodisulfide reductase iron-sulfur subunit A family protein, translating to MAKVGVYVCYCGTNIAGVIDVEAVRDFAESLPDVAVARTNLFMCSDAGQEVIKKDIREGLVDRVVVAACTPRTHEPIFRAAVEAAGLNRYLFEMANIRDQGSWVHPHEPEAATEKAKKLVASAVAKAARLEPLEEKYVDVKQAALVIGGGIAGMSSALELAEMGYKVYLVEKNPSIGGVMAQLDKTFPTNDCSAUILTPKMSQVGMHKNIELLTYSEVEDVEGSIGDFRVKIRKKQTYVDWDKCTGCGACAEVCPVKVPDEFNCGLGTRGAAYIMFPQAVPKKAVIDIDNCRNCDGRKYGEEPRISKKTGKPILAPCQKACQAEAIDRSLNLDPEGEILEVEVGSIVVATGFKVMEKDHFKEFAPKNPNVITALQLERIMSSIGHTGGKLLRPSDNEKPHTITFISCVGSRDEKFHTYCSGICCMYMIKQARLIKDKYPDININMHFIDVRTPGKGYDEYYVGARKMGINIFKGKVGGLEVLPGDKLRVLAYDMEQCTPIEYESDLVVLATAIEMPEGAEELAQKLGLQFCGSHFYRELHPKLGPVETAVSGVFVAGCCQGPKDIPATVAQAKGAAAVAAVPLAQGKVKIEPLISEINPDKCSGCGICVPLCPYGAISMQEWGETLRAEINYSLCKGCGVCTSACPSQAITLHGFTDEEIFAQIDALTA from the coding sequence ATGGCAAAGGTAGGAGTTTACGTATGTTATTGCGGCACCAACATCGCGGGTGTTATAGATGTTGAGGCCGTACGGGATTTTGCTGAGAGTTTGCCTGATGTTGCAGTAGCAAGAACTAATCTTTTTATGTGTTCTGATGCTGGTCAGGAAGTAATTAAAAAAGACATTAGAGAAGGATTGGTAGACAGGGTTGTAGTAGCTGCTTGTACTCCCAGAACTCATGAACCTATTTTTAGAGCTGCTGTGGAAGCTGCTGGTCTGAATAGGTATTTATTTGAGATGGCCAATATTCGTGACCAAGGCAGTTGGGTTCACCCTCATGAGCCAGAAGCTGCTACAGAAAAGGCTAAAAAATTAGTTGCTTCTGCAGTCGCTAAAGCTGCTCGTTTAGAACCATTGGAAGAAAAATATGTAGATGTAAAACAAGCTGCTTTGGTAATTGGCGGTGGTATTGCTGGAATGTCTTCTGCTTTAGAGTTGGCAGAAATGGGATATAAAGTATATTTAGTAGAAAAAAATCCATCTATTGGTGGGGTTATGGCTCAACTTGACAAGACATTCCCTACCAATGACTGTTCTGCGTGAATACTCACTCCTAAGATGTCCCAGGTTGGGATGCACAAAAATATCGAACTTCTTACTTATTCTGAAGTAGAAGATGTAGAGGGTTCTATTGGTGATTTTAGAGTAAAAATCCGTAAAAAACAGACTTATGTAGATTGGGATAAATGTACAGGTTGTGGTGCTTGTGCTGAAGTTTGTCCTGTTAAGGTTCCTGATGAATTTAATTGTGGTTTAGGTACAAGAGGCGCTGCTTATATTATGTTTCCTCAAGCAGTCCCAAAGAAGGCTGTTATTGATATAGATAATTGTCGTAATTGTGATGGGCGTAAATATGGTGAAGAACCAAGAATTAGTAAAAAAACAGGCAAGCCAATTTTAGCTCCATGTCAGAAAGCATGTCAGGCAGAAGCAATTGACAGAAGTTTAAACTTAGATCCAGAGGGCGAAATATTAGAAGTTGAGGTTGGTTCTATTGTGGTAGCAACTGGATTTAAGGTTATGGAAAAAGATCATTTTAAAGAATTTGCTCCTAAAAATCCAAATGTTATCACAGCGCTTCAACTTGAAAGAATTATGTCTAGTATAGGTCATACTGGTGGAAAGTTGTTACGTCCTTCTGATAATGAAAAGCCTCATACTATTACCTTTATTTCTTGTGTAGGTTCTAGAGATGAAAAATTTCATACCTATTGTTCTGGAATTTGTTGTATGTATATGATTAAACAAGCTCGTTTAATTAAAGATAAATATCCAGATATTAATATTAATATGCATTTTATTGATGTGAGAACTCCTGGTAAGGGCTATGATGAATATTATGTTGGCGCAAGGAAAATGGGTATTAACATTTTTAAAGGAAAAGTTGGTGGCTTAGAAGTATTGCCAGGAGATAAATTAAGGGTGTTAGCTTATGATATGGAACAATGTACACCTATTGAATATGAATCTGATTTAGTTGTTTTGGCTACAGCTATTGAAATGCCTGAAGGTGCAGAAGAGTTAGCTCAAAAATTAGGACTTCAATTTTGTGGTAGTCATTTTTATAGAGAACTTCATCCAAAACTTGGTCCTGTTGAAACTGCTGTTAGCGGAGTTTTTGTTGCTGGTTGTTGTCAAGGGCCAAAAGATATTCCAGCTACAGTAGCTCAGGCCAAGGGTGCTGCGGCAGTAGCAGCTGTGCCATTAGCTCAAGGTAAAGTTAAGATTGAACCTCTTATTTCTGAAATCAATCCTGATAAATGTAGTGGATGTGGTATTTGTGTTCCTCTTTGTCCGTATGGAGCTATTTCTATGCAGGAATGGGGAGAAACTTTGAGAGCAGAAATTAATTATAGCTTGTGTAAGGGGTGTGGAGTTTGTACCTCTGCATGTCCATCTCAGGCAATAACGCTTCATGGTTTTACTGATGAAGAAATTTTTGCTCAGATAGATGCTTTAACAGCGTAG
- a CDS encoding 4Fe-4S dicluster domain-containing protein produces the protein MAGLKIDDAKVKEAIETISGFGGEALIKCVQCGACSSVCPGVRVGFNILCRMLIKRVLTGQLEETIEEMSTWGCQACNRCTEICPQGVRPMEVVFAFRRYQASELALSTSAFGPQMSLYEKGHAVTISPEAVGENRKKVGLPEVPPTALNNEQAQKEIQTLLDNSPMADLGIF, from the coding sequence ATGGCTGGTTTAAAAATAGATGATGCAAAAGTTAAAGAGGCAATCGAAACCATTAGTGGTTTTGGTGGAGAAGCCTTGATTAAGTGTGTACAGTGTGGGGCATGCTCTAGCGTATGTCCTGGCGTAAGAGTGGGTTTTAATATTTTATGTAGAATGTTGATAAAAAGAGTATTAACTGGTCAATTAGAAGAAACAATAGAAGAAATGTCTACTTGGGGATGTCAGGCCTGTAATAGATGTACAGAAATTTGTCCTCAAGGTGTTCGTCCTATGGAAGTAGTGTTTGCGTTTAGACGTTATCAAGCTTCTGAATTGGCTCTTTCTACATCTGCATTTGGCCCACAGATGAGCTTGTATGAAAAGGGCCACGCAGTAACTATTAGCCCAGAAGCTGTTGGTGAAAATAGAAAGAAAGTTGGTCTGCCAGAAGTTCCTCCAACTGCTTTAAATAATGAACAAGCTCAGAAAGAAATCCAAACATTGTTGGATAATAGTCCAATGGCAGATTTAGGAATATTTTAA
- a CDS encoding fumarate hydratase: MRTLKMITIEEAVAKLVVEANIYLPQDVKNALNNAFEQESSEAGKEVLRQLIENYKLAEKTKLPLCQDTGLAVFFVELGQDLKIEGNLIEAINRGVRKGYEEGFLRKSACDPFTRKNTGDNTPALIHIELVSGDKLKLNFMAKGGGSENMSRATMLTPAQGFNGIKEFVLKRVAEAGPNPCPPIIVGIGIGGTFDYAPILAKKALFRSLDDVNPDSDLAEKEQELLEAINDLGIGPMGLGGKTTCLGVKIEKHPCHIASLPVAVNIQCHSARHKEVIL, from the coding sequence ATGCGGACTTTAAAGATGATAACGATTGAGGAGGCTGTTGCCAAATTAGTGGTAGAAGCCAATATTTATTTGCCTCAGGATGTTAAAAATGCTTTAAATAATGCCTTTGAGCAAGAGAGCAGTGAGGCAGGTAAAGAAGTTTTGAGACAGCTAATTGAAAATTATAAATTAGCAGAAAAAACAAAGTTACCTCTTTGTCAAGATACAGGTTTAGCTGTATTTTTTGTAGAATTGGGACAAGATTTAAAGATAGAGGGAAATTTAATAGAGGCAATCAATCGGGGAGTGAGAAAAGGATATGAAGAAGGTTTTTTAAGAAAATCTGCTTGTGATCCATTTACTAGAAAAAATACAGGAGATAATACTCCTGCTCTTATTCATATAGAATTAGTTTCTGGAGATAAATTAAAGTTGAATTTTATGGCTAAAGGTGGTGGGAGTGAAAATATGTCTAGAGCCACTATGCTCACTCCTGCTCAAGGTTTTAATGGGATAAAAGAATTTGTCTTAAAAAGAGTGGCAGAGGCAGGTCCAAATCCTTGTCCTCCAATAATTGTAGGAATTGGCATAGGCGGAACATTTGATTATGCTCCAATTTTGGCTAAAAAAGCTCTTTTTAGAAGCTTAGATGATGTTAATCCAGATTCTGATTTAGCAGAAAAAGAACAAGAACTTTTAGAGGCTATAAATGATTTAGGTATAGGTCCTATGGGGCTTGGAGGCAAAACTACTTGCTTGGGTGTGAAAATAGAAAAGCATCCTTGTCATATAGCTTCATTACCCGTGGCCGTGAATATTCAGTGCCATTCTGCTAGACACAAGGAGGTAATATTGTAA
- a CDS encoding Fe-S-containing hydro-lyase — protein sequence MSEYKLQTPLTEEDILKLRSGDKVLLSGLVYTARDAAHKRLFQALEKGEKLPFPIEGAVIYYVGPSPAPPGRPIGSAGPTTSYRMDTYAPKLYELGLKATIGKGKRNEAVKDALKTYKGVYFGATGGAGALLSQCIKQAKVIAYEDLGPEAIRVLQVQDFPLLVINDAFGGELYAKPNYK from the coding sequence ATGAGTGAATATAAATTACAAACTCCTCTTACTGAGGAAGATATTTTAAAGTTAAGGTCAGGAGATAAGGTCTTGCTGTCTGGGTTGGTTTATACTGCTAGAGATGCAGCTCATAAGAGACTGTTTCAGGCTTTGGAAAAAGGAGAAAAATTACCTTTTCCTATTGAAGGAGCTGTTATTTATTATGTTGGTCCTAGTCCTGCACCTCCAGGACGGCCTATAGGTTCTGCTGGACCTACTACTAGTTATAGAATGGATACTTATGCTCCTAAACTTTATGAACTTGGTTTAAAAGCAACTATAGGTAAGGGAAAAAGAAATGAGGCGGTAAAAGATGCTTTGAAAACATATAAAGGGGTATATTTTGGGGCAACAGGAGGAGCAGGGGCTTTGTTATCTCAATGTATAAAACAAGCAAAAGTGATTGCTTATGAGGATTTAGGGCCTGAAGCTATCAGAGTACTTCAAGTTCAAGATTTTCCCCTATTGGTGATTAATGATGCTTTTGGGGGTGAATTATATGCTAAGCCAAACTATAAATAA
- a CDS encoding CoB--CoM heterodisulfide reductase iron-sulfur subunit B family protein, whose amino-acid sequence MEKIGLFLGCNIPFRAPDIEQSFRKILPVFGIEPVDLEGASCCPAWGTAPSFDVDTWLSLSGRNIALAEEKGVDITTGCNSCFGVLSEAKHMIDHKPGKFEIVNEKLKLIGKEYKGTAKIYHIMHLLYKFVGAEKIKEASKYNLEGLKIGIQQGCHALWPSDVYEVKEENPFFPIQLKELVEATGAEAPHYSRIEDCCGMGAMSSTDREKSLQTFKRKILSIKEEIDPDMIVTGCSSCYLQFDGSQQALKEKGEIDFEIPVFHVVQFLALAMGFNPQEVASISQTPRDAVIKEIQSEKRLVK is encoded by the coding sequence ATGGAAAAAATAGGATTGTTTTTAGGATGTAATATTCCTTTTAGAGCTCCAGATATAGAGCAGTCCTTCCGTAAGATATTACCTGTTTTTGGTATAGAGCCGGTTGATTTAGAAGGTGCTAGTTGTTGTCCTGCTTGGGGTACGGCTCCTTCTTTTGATGTGGATACATGGCTTTCTTTATCTGGAAGGAATATTGCTTTGGCTGAAGAAAAAGGAGTAGATATTACTACAGGTTGTAATAGTTGTTTTGGAGTTTTGAGTGAAGCCAAACATATGATTGATCATAAGCCAGGTAAGTTTGAGATAGTAAATGAAAAATTAAAATTAATTGGTAAGGAATATAAAGGAACTGCTAAGATTTATCATATTATGCATTTACTTTATAAATTTGTAGGTGCTGAAAAGATAAAAGAAGCTTCTAAGTATAATTTGGAAGGTTTGAAAATTGGTATACAACAAGGTTGCCATGCATTGTGGCCAAGTGATGTATATGAAGTAAAAGAAGAAAATCCATTTTTCCCAATTCAATTAAAAGAGCTTGTAGAAGCAACAGGAGCAGAAGCTCCTCATTATAGTAGAATAGAAGATTGTTGTGGAATGGGAGCAATGAGCTCTACAGATAGGGAGAAATCTTTGCAAACTTTTAAACGTAAAATTCTTTCTATTAAAGAAGAAATTGACCCTGATATGATTGTTACAGGATGTTCTTCTTGTTATCTCCAATTTGATGGTTCTCAGCAGGCATTAAAGGAGAAAGGAGAAATAGATTTTGAGATTCCTGTATTTCATGTTGTGCAATTTTTGGCTTTGGCTATGGGATTTAATCCTCAGGAAGTGGCTTCTATTAGCCAAACTCCAAGGGATGCAGTAATAAAAGAAATACAAAGTGAAAAACGTTTAGTTAAATAA
- a CDS encoding fumarate reductase flavoprotein subunit: MDVIYTDLLCIGAGLAGERVAVEAADAGFKTICLSIVPARRSHSSAAQGGMQAALGNCVKGEGDNPEIHFEDTVKGSDWGCDQEVAKLFAETAPIAIRQLAYWGVPWNRVVAGKSFYYKGGKKFEKEEKKEKEGLITARDFGGTAKWRACYCSDGTGHAMLYTMDSVAVSKGVEVHDRSEAISLIHDGENCLGAVVRCLRTGKLRVYLAKATLIATGGFGRIYRASTNAVINEGGGLIIALDTGLVPLGNMEAVQFHPTGIVPGDILVTEGCRGDGGTLLDVNEERFMHIYEPEKAELASRDVVSRRMIEHIRKGLGVKSPYGEHLWLDIRHLGEAHITTKLREVYDICMNFLGINPIHELIPVRPTQHYSMGGIRTNKFGEAYGLKGLFSAGEASCWDMHGFNRLGGNSLAETVVAGMIVGKRIVEFLQNAEVNFKSNLVELEVKKQEERIKRLISGSGKENVYKVRGAMQDILMDYVGIFRNEKDLQTAVDKLQEVLERAKNVKLRSNGIGANAELTLATKIEGMVKLALCVAYGALERKESRGSHAREDYPYRNDRDWWVRTLAYFEEGKTLPTLKYEPATKEVILPPGDRGYGGAKIIPYDYPKDKPLPEEE; this comes from the coding sequence GTGGATGTAATTTATACAGACTTGTTATGTATAGGTGCAGGGTTGGCAGGAGAAAGAGTAGCAGTAGAAGCTGCTGATGCAGGTTTTAAGACAATTTGTTTGAGTATAGTTCCTGCCAGAAGATCCCATTCTTCTGCAGCCCAAGGAGGTATGCAGGCTGCCTTGGGTAATTGTGTTAAAGGAGAGGGAGATAATCCTGAAATACATTTTGAAGACACTGTAAAAGGCTCAGACTGGGGATGTGATCAGGAGGTTGCCAAACTTTTTGCTGAAACAGCTCCAATTGCTATTAGACAATTGGCTTATTGGGGAGTTCCTTGGAATAGAGTAGTTGCTGGGAAATCTTTTTATTATAAAGGTGGTAAAAAATTTGAAAAAGAAGAAAAAAAAGAAAAAGAGGGTTTAATTACTGCCCGTGATTTTGGTGGAACTGCAAAATGGAGAGCTTGTTATTGTTCTGATGGAACAGGACATGCTATGTTATATACAATGGATAGCGTGGCTGTTAGTAAGGGAGTTGAAGTTCATGATAGAAGTGAGGCGATTTCATTAATTCATGATGGAGAAAATTGTTTAGGAGCTGTGGTTAGATGTTTGAGGACAGGAAAATTAAGAGTGTATCTTGCCAAAGCCACTCTTATTGCTACTGGAGGATTTGGAAGAATTTATAGAGCTTCTACTAATGCAGTTATAAATGAAGGTGGAGGATTGATTATTGCGTTAGATACAGGTCTTGTTCCTTTGGGTAACATGGAGGCTGTGCAATTTCATCCTACAGGTATTGTTCCAGGAGATATTTTAGTTACTGAAGGGTGTAGAGGAGATGGAGGAACTTTATTAGATGTGAATGAAGAAAGGTTTATGCATATTTATGAGCCTGAGAAGGCAGAACTAGCCTCAAGAGATGTTGTATCTAGAAGAATGATAGAGCATATTAGAAAAGGACTTGGAGTGAAAAGTCCTTATGGCGAACATTTGTGGTTAGATATTCGGCATCTTGGAGAGGCCCATATTACTACTAAGCTTAGAGAAGTTTATGATATTTGTATGAATTTTTTAGGTATAAATCCAATTCACGAGCTAATTCCTGTAAGACCTACTCAACATTACAGTATGGGAGGTATTAGAACCAATAAGTTTGGTGAAGCATATGGATTAAAAGGATTATTTTCTGCTGGAGAGGCCTCTTGTTGGGATATGCATGGGTTTAATAGACTGGGTGGAAATTCTTTGGCAGAAACTGTTGTTGCGGGAATGATAGTTGGGAAAAGGATCGTTGAATTTTTGCAAAATGCAGAAGTTAATTTTAAGTCTAATTTAGTAGAATTAGAAGTAAAAAAACAGGAAGAGAGAATAAAACGCCTTATCTCTGGCAGTGGTAAGGAAAATGTCTATAAAGTTCGAGGTGCGATGCAAGATATTCTTATGGATTATGTTGGTATTTTTAGAAATGAAAAGGATTTACAAACAGCTGTGGATAAACTGCAAGAAGTTTTAGAAAGAGCAAAAAATGTAAAACTTAGATCTAATGGAATTGGAGCCAATGCAGAACTTACTTTGGCTACCAAAATAGAAGGAATGGTTAAGCTTGCTTTGTGTGTAGCGTATGGAGCTTTGGAAAGAAAAGAAAGTAGAGGTAGCCATGCCAGAGAAGATTATCCTTATAGGAATGATCGAGATTGGTGGGTGAGAACCCTCGCTTATTTTGAAGAAGGTAAAACCTTGCCCACTTTAAAATATGAACCTGCTACAAAAGAAGTTATTTTACCTCCTGGTGATAGAGGATATGGAGGAGCAAAGATAATTCCTTATGATTATCCAAAGGATAAGCCTTTGCCAGAAGAAGAGTAA
- a CDS encoding DctP family TRAP transporter solute-binding subunit, translated as MINMIKKKFFFIILIFSICLNFASISYGQKFLINFVHILPKNTPKGMAADYLKKLLEEKSNGRFIVKVFENMSKKGYNDARAVEGIKRNAIQLACPSFSKFPKKVPQIQLFDLPFLFESQQHVNKFEDSAYGKEILSFLKKEGIIGLAYWSNGFKCIFNNKKPIRTPSDLAGLKFRIMPSEVLKAQFEVAGAIPIPMPFSKVYDALKTGKVDGFENTWSNFYSKKFYEVQKYITVTYHGYLGYVLITSPKFLNSLPSDLRNIFLECVRLATAYERSIAYKTNQEFFHKVQKIPGLEIITLNQQEKAKWKKIMTQIYPKFYQSIGKKYIDAALKMK; from the coding sequence ATGATAAATATGATAAAGAAAAAATTTTTCTTCATAATACTTATTTTTAGTATATGCTTAAATTTTGCGTCCATTTCTTACGGACAAAAATTTTTAATCAATTTTGTTCACATATTGCCAAAAAATACACCCAAAGGAATGGCAGCAGACTATTTAAAAAAACTCTTAGAAGAAAAGTCAAATGGTCGATTTATTGTAAAAGTTTTTGAAAATATGTCTAAAAAAGGCTACAATGATGCCAGAGCAGTAGAAGGTATTAAAAGAAATGCCATTCAATTAGCATGTCCTTCTTTTTCCAAATTTCCCAAAAAAGTACCTCAAATTCAACTTTTTGACTTACCTTTTTTGTTTGAATCTCAGCAACATGTAAATAAATTTGAAGACAGTGCATATGGAAAGGAAATTTTAAGTTTTTTAAAAAAAGAAGGTATTATTGGTCTAGCCTATTGGAGTAATGGATTCAAATGTATATTTAATAATAAAAAACCCATTCGCACTCCCTCGGATTTAGCTGGGTTAAAATTTAGAATAATGCCCTCTGAAGTATTAAAGGCTCAATTTGAAGTTGCAGGAGCTATCCCTATTCCTATGCCATTTTCAAAAGTTTATGATGCACTCAAGACTGGAAAAGTAGATGGCTTTGAAAATACATGGAGTAATTTTTATTCTAAAAAATTTTATGAAGTCCAAAAATATATTACTGTAACCTATCATGGATATCTTGGTTATGTATTAATCACAAGTCCAAAATTTTTAAATAGCTTACCTTCAGATTTAAGAAATATATTCTTAGAATGTGTAAGACTTGCTACTGCCTATGAAAGAAGTATAGCCTATAAAACTAATCAAGAGTTCTTTCATAAAGTGCAAAAGATCCCTGGCTTAGAAATTATAACTTTAAACCAACAAGAAAAAGCTAAATGGAAAAAAATAATGACTCAGATTTATCCAAAATTTTATCAATCAATTGGCAAAAAATATATAGACGCAGCTTTAAAAATGAAATAA